The following proteins come from a genomic window of Spea bombifrons isolate aSpeBom1 chromosome 10, aSpeBom1.2.pri, whole genome shotgun sequence:
- the COTL1 gene encoding coactosin-like protein, whose amino-acid sequence MATKIDKEACREAYNLVRDDTNGVSWVTFKYDGSTIVPGDQGSEYQEFVNTCTDDIRQYAYIRFTTGDAMSKRIKFVLITWIGENVSGLQRAKIGTDKTLVKDVVQNFAKELVITDHKDLDEGYIRNELKKAGGANYDAQVE is encoded by the exons ATGGCAACCAAAATTGATAAAGAGGCTTGCAGAGAAGCATATAACCTAGTGAGGGACGACACCAATGGAGTTAGCTG GGTAACCTTTAAATATGATGGCTCTACAATAGTACCAGGGGATCAAGGTTCAGAATACCAAGAATTTGTAAATACATGCACAG ATGACATCAGGCAGTACGCTTACATCCGATTCACCACCGGGGATGCCATGAGTAAGAGGATTAAGTTTGTGTTAATCACCTGGATCGGTGAAAATGTCAGCGGACTCCAGAGAGCCAAAATTGGTACAGACAAGACCCTGGTAAAAGACGTAGTGCAG AACTTTGCCAAAGAATTAGTGATCACAGATCATAAAGACCTGGACGAGGGCTACATTAGAAATGAGTTGAAGAAAGCTGGTGGAGCCAACTATGATGCCCAGGTTGAATAA
- the KLHL36 gene encoding kelch-like protein 36 codes for MEGSRQTRISRPHKISESSKLYRWTDNSSQILRGLNEQRQRGHFCDIILVADDQKVPAHRSLLAACSDYFNSMFTIGMKEAHQKEVELVGASYIGLKAVIDFLYNSDLSLDGGNIDYVLETAHLLQLWKVVDFCCEYLENEVNEDNYLYLQELASIYSLERLGSYIDTFVLRNYGTLSFTTDFLQNVSGQKLCQYLTSNQVQHVSEHDLLQSALQWLTHCPDRESQAYQVLQNIRFQLIPKSDLLHRVKPAICSLLQKEANCQSLVEEALHYHNSVAAQPLLQNTRNTLRTGIERLLFVGGEVSEHCLELSDDVCSMDTKKEQWLSETQLPARRSHHCVTALGNFIYVAGGSFSRDNGGDAASSLLYRYDPRWSQWIKVASMNQHRVDFYLASVADKLVAVGGRNENGAMSSVESYCPQQDTWTYVSELPRFTYGHAGTVHKEFIYISGGHDYQIGPYRKNMLCYDHRADAWEERRPMITSRGWHSMCTLDDSIYAIGGSDDNLESMERFDILSVECYSPQCNQWTRISPLLQPNSESGVAVLDGKIYILGGYSWENTAFSRTVQLYDKEKNKWSRGTDLPKAIAGVSACVCVLKSGSEDRNKKTKTKRHSDRGW; via the exons ATGGAAGGGTCTAGGCAGACACGGATCTCGAGACCACACAAGATCAGTGAGTCTTCAAAG CTGTACAGATGGACAGATAACTCCAGCCAAATTCTTCGTGGCTTGAATGAACAAAGACAAAGAGGTCACTTCTGTGACATAATTTTGGTTGCCGACGACCAGAAAGTGCCAGCCCACAGAAGTCTTCTGGCTGCGTGTAGTGACTACTTCAATTCTATGTTCACCATTGGCATGAAGGAGGCTCATCAGAAGGAGGTGGAATTGGTGGGCGCCTCGTATATAGGCCTCAAAGCTGTCATTGACTTTTTGTATAACAGTGATTTGTCACTGGACGGAGGGAACATCGATTATGTCTTGGAGACGGCTCATCTCTTGCAGCTTTGGAAAGTGGTGGACTTCTGCTGTGAGTACTTGGAAAATGAGGTTAATGAAGATAACTATCTCTATCTCCAGGAGCTGGCTTCCATTTATAGTCTAGAACGTCTGGGTTCATACATCGACACTTTTGTTCTACGTAATTATGGCACACTTTCCTTCACAACTGACTTCTTGCAAAATGTCTCTGGCCAGAAATTATGCCAGTACTTAACGAGCAACCAAGTGCAGCATGTCAGTGAACACGACCTTTTGCAATCTGCCCTTCAGTGGCTGACCCATTGCCCTGACAGGGAAAGCCAAGCGTACCAGGTCCTCCAGAACATTCGCTTCCAGCTGATTCCTAAAAGTGATCTTCTACATCGAGTAAAGCCTGCAATATGCTCTCTCCTCCAAAAAGAGGCAAATTGCCAGAGCTTGGTGGAGGAAGCTCTCCATTACCATAACAGTGTTGCGGCACAGCCATTGCTCCAGAACACACGCAACACTCTCCGCACAGGTATCGAAAGGCTACTTTTTGTTGGTGGGGAAGTCTCCGAACACTGCCTGGAGCTCAGTGATGATGTCTGCAGCATGGACACCAAGAAGGAGCAGTGGCTGTCTGAGACACAGCTTCCGGCCCGAAGAAGTCACCACTGCGTAACAGCTCTAGGCAACTTCATCTATGTCGCCGGAGGAAGTTTCTCAAGGGACAATGGTGGAGACGCCGCCTCTAGTCTTCTCTACAGGTATGATCCCCGCTGGAGTCAGTGGATCAAG GTTGCATCCATGAACCAACACCGAGTGGACTTCTATTTGGCTTCGGTGGCTGATAAACTGGTTGCGGTGGGGGGACGGAATGAAAACGGGGCCATGTCTTCAGTTGAATCCTACTGCCCTCAGCAGGACACCTGGACCTATGTGTCGGAGCTGCCAAG GTTCACCTACGGCCACGCTGGAACTGTACACAAGGAGTTTATCTACATCTCAGGAGGGCATGACTATCAGATCGGGCCTTACAGGAAAAACATGCTTTGCTATGATCATCGTGCAGATGCTTGGGAGGAGAGGAGGCCTATGATCACTTCCAGAGGCTGGCACAGCATGTGCACACTAGATGACAGTATTTACGCTATAGGGGGCAGCGATGATAACTTGGAATCTATGGAGCGTTTTGATATACTGAGCGTGGAGTGCTACAGCCCCCAGTGTAACCAATGGACGCGAATATCCCCCTTGCTGCAGCCTAACAGCGAATCTGGGGTGGCCGTCTTGGACGGCAAGATATACATCCTAGGAGGGTACAGCTGGGAGAACACTGCATTTTCCAGAACCGTGCAACTGTATgacaaggagaaaaataaatggtCCAGGGGAACTGACTTGCCCAAAGCGATTGCCGGCGTGTCTGCTTGTGTCTGCGTCCTGAAGTCTGGGTCGGAAGACAGAAACAAGAAGACCAAGACAAAAAGGCACTCGGACAGGGGCTGGTGA